One region of Myxococcus stipitatus genomic DNA includes:
- a CDS encoding S-(hydroxymethyl)glutathione dehydrogenase/class III alcohol dehydrogenase yields MDVRAAVALEAGKPLSIETVHLEGPKAGEVLVELKATGICHTDEFTLSGADPEGLFPAILGHEGAGVVVDVGPGVTSVRKGDHVIPLYTPECRQCKSCLSRKTNLCTAIRATQGKGLMPDGTSRFRLGKQAVHHYMGTSTFAQYTVLPEIAVAKIREDAPFDKVCYIGCGVTTGIGAVVYTAKVEAGAKVVVFGLGGIGLNVVQAARMVGADQIVGVDINPARKAMAEKFGLTHFVNPKEVEGDLVPYLVNLTGGGADYSFECIGNVNTMRQALECCHRGWGESIIIGVAGAGQEIRTRPFQLVTGRVWKGSAFGGARGRTDVPKIVDWYMEGKINVDDLITHTLKLEDINRGFDLMHKGESIRSVVKYS; encoded by the coding sequence ATGGACGTGCGCGCGGCGGTGGCGCTCGAGGCGGGGAAGCCGTTGAGCATCGAGACGGTGCACCTGGAGGGACCGAAGGCGGGCGAGGTGCTCGTCGAGCTGAAGGCCACGGGCATCTGCCACACGGATGAGTTCACCCTGTCGGGCGCGGACCCGGAGGGCCTGTTCCCCGCCATCCTCGGGCACGAGGGCGCGGGGGTGGTGGTGGACGTGGGGCCGGGCGTGACGTCGGTGCGCAAGGGCGACCACGTCATCCCGCTGTACACGCCGGAGTGCCGGCAATGTAAGTCGTGCCTGTCGCGCAAGACGAACCTGTGTACGGCCATCCGCGCGACGCAGGGCAAGGGCCTGATGCCGGACGGCACCAGCCGCTTCCGCCTGGGAAAGCAGGCGGTGCACCACTACATGGGCACGTCGACGTTCGCGCAGTACACGGTACTGCCGGAGATCGCCGTCGCGAAGATTCGCGAGGACGCCCCCTTCGACAAGGTCTGCTACATCGGCTGCGGCGTGACGACGGGCATCGGCGCGGTGGTGTACACGGCGAAGGTGGAGGCCGGCGCGAAGGTGGTGGTGTTCGGCCTGGGAGGCATCGGCCTCAACGTGGTGCAGGCGGCGCGCATGGTCGGCGCGGATCAGATCGTCGGCGTGGACATCAACCCCGCGCGCAAGGCCATGGCGGAGAAGTTCGGCCTCACCCACTTCGTGAACCCGAAGGAGGTGGAGGGCGACCTCGTCCCCTACCTGGTGAACCTCACGGGTGGCGGCGCGGACTACAGCTTCGAGTGCATCGGCAACGTGAACACGATGCGGCAGGCGCTCGAATGCTGCCACCGGGGCTGGGGCGAGAGCATCATCATCGGCGTGGCGGGCGCCGGGCAGGAGATCCGCACGCGTCCGTTCCAGCTCGTCACGGGCCGGGTGTGGAAGGGCAGCGCGTTCGGCGGCGCCCGGGGCCGCACGGACGTGCCGAAGATCGTCGACTGGTACATGGAGGGGAAGATCAACGTCGACGACCTCATCACGCACACGTTGAAGCTGGAGGACATCAACCGGGGCTTCGACCTGATGCACAAGGGCGAGTCCATCCGCAGCGTGGTGAAGTACTCATGA
- the fghA gene encoding S-formylglutathione hydrolase: MTVAAPTLLSQHRCFDGTVGFYKHVSEACGGEMRFGVFVPPQARERPVPVLYYLAGLTCTEETFLIKGGAQRVAAELGLMLVAPDTSPRGAGYPGEDAAWDFGVGAGFYLDATQAPWSGRYRMGTYVTRELPALIAAHFPAKAGREGIFGHSMGGHGALVSALREPERYRSVSAFAPIAAPMRVPWGQKAFKGYLGEDTTSWRAYDATELLRGSKKRLPPLLVDQGTADKFLQEQLRPELLREACDAVGQPLTLRVHEGYDHGYYFVSTFMEDHLRHHAALLNT; the protein is encoded by the coding sequence ATGACGGTGGCCGCCCCGACGCTCTTGAGCCAGCACCGCTGCTTCGATGGCACGGTGGGCTTCTACAAGCACGTCTCCGAGGCGTGCGGCGGCGAGATGCGCTTCGGCGTCTTCGTCCCGCCGCAGGCGCGAGAGCGTCCGGTGCCGGTGCTCTACTACCTCGCCGGGCTCACCTGCACGGAGGAGACGTTCCTCATCAAGGGCGGCGCGCAGCGTGTCGCCGCGGAGCTGGGCCTCATGCTGGTGGCCCCGGACACGAGCCCGCGCGGCGCGGGGTATCCCGGTGAGGACGCCGCGTGGGACTTCGGCGTGGGCGCGGGCTTCTATCTGGATGCCACCCAGGCGCCCTGGTCCGGGCGCTACCGCATGGGGACGTACGTGACGCGGGAGCTGCCCGCGCTCATCGCCGCGCACTTCCCCGCGAAGGCCGGCCGCGAGGGCATCTTCGGTCACTCCATGGGCGGCCACGGCGCGCTGGTGAGCGCGCTGCGCGAACCGGAGCGCTACCGCTCCGTCTCGGCGTTCGCGCCCATCGCCGCGCCCATGCGCGTGCCGTGGGGGCAGAAGGCGTTCAAGGGCTACCTGGGCGAGGACACGACCTCCTGGCGCGCCTACGACGCCACCGAGCTGCTGCGCGGCAGCAAGAAGCGGCTTCCGCCCCTGCTGGTGGACCAGGGCACGGCGGACAAGTTCCTCCAGGAGCAGCTGCGCCCAGAGCTGCTGCGCGAGGCCTGTGACGCCGTGGGCCAGCCGCTCACCCTGCGCGTCCACGAGGGCTACGACCACGGCTACTACTTCGTCTCCACGTTCATGGAGGACCACCTGCGCCACCACGCCGCGCTGTTGAACACCTGA
- a CDS encoding head GIN domain-containing protein: MRMWTHGTQAGLALLVAGLSTGCVDLYLEGSGRFIEEERPTAPFERLEVEDHIQVHIVVDPAQAPRLRVVGDDNLVERLRTDFERDGDADTLRVYFPGSALRGWESENPLRVDIVTPRMRGVSCSGGSRVDVAGEFEAERFRLSASGGCQSWLRDFVAAAQVDVSLSGGAEAIMEGTVERATASLSGDSALKARDLQAREAALESSGGSTAVIGVNQTLRVSASGGSHIRVLGRPRVLEESLSGGSTLVLE, encoded by the coding sequence ATGCGGATGTGGACACACGGGACCCAGGCGGGCCTCGCGTTGCTCGTGGCGGGTCTATCGACCGGGTGCGTCGACCTCTACCTCGAGGGCAGCGGGCGGTTCATCGAGGAGGAGCGCCCCACGGCCCCTTTCGAGCGCCTCGAGGTCGAGGACCACATCCAGGTCCACATCGTGGTGGACCCGGCCCAGGCGCCCCGGCTGCGCGTCGTCGGCGACGACAACCTCGTGGAGCGGTTGCGCACGGACTTCGAGCGGGACGGTGACGCCGACACCCTGCGGGTGTACTTCCCCGGCTCCGCGCTGAGGGGTTGGGAGTCGGAGAACCCGCTGCGCGTGGACATCGTCACCCCGCGGATGCGGGGGGTGTCGTGCTCGGGCGGCTCCCGGGTGGACGTCGCGGGCGAGTTCGAGGCCGAGCGCTTCCGGCTGTCCGCCAGCGGCGGGTGCCAGTCCTGGCTGAGAGACTTCGTGGCCGCCGCCCAGGTGGACGTGTCGCTCAGCGGGGGCGCGGAGGCCATCATGGAGGGAACGGTCGAGCGGGCCACCGCCAGCCTCTCGGGCGACAGCGCGTTGAAGGCGCGGGACCTCCAGGCGAGGGAGGCCGCGCTGGAGTCCAGCGGTGGGAGCACCGCCGTCATCGGCGTGAACCAGACGCTCCGGGTGAGCGCCTCGGGCGGCAGCCACATCCGGGTGCTCGGCAGGCCCCGGGTGCTCGAGGAGTCGCTCTCGGGCGGCTCGACGCTGGTCCTCGAGTAG
- a CDS encoding aquaporin — MTGELPASTHSGTGRLNRPRRLAVEALGCGLLVVALEGAHHGAEHLGVGPTDNRLFMSLAAGAVLACIMLVLQPLSGAHFNPALTFADALEDGTPWRDVPRVVIAQLLGGLAGRLVAHLMCGEPLLIAAQAPSASSARFLTELVSTFGLLVVVRGCVRSRPSATPLVLAGYVAATVWFTDSRSLANPALILARAASTHASALHPLDVESIIAAQLLGAALAVCLFRWLLPPATKPAPRAWTVIFQSPREAVARLAVSVFNGLASPERARARVDLPGTPPTADVLPPLVVHLVLTGEPRPDARAGGVTWELGLSSLDAPDAEHRLRAALREPIQRLLRERGWSRLYAVDEPAHDAPRHTT, encoded by the coding sequence ATGACCGGCGAACTCCCAGCTTCGACCCACTCCGGCACGGGGCGCCTCAACCGCCCCCGGCGACTGGCGGTCGAGGCACTGGGGTGTGGATTGCTGGTGGTGGCCCTCGAGGGCGCCCACCACGGCGCCGAGCACCTGGGCGTCGGCCCCACCGACAATCGGCTCTTCATGTCCCTGGCGGCGGGCGCGGTGCTCGCCTGCATCATGCTGGTGCTCCAGCCGCTGTCGGGCGCCCACTTCAACCCCGCCCTCACCTTCGCGGACGCGCTCGAGGATGGCACGCCCTGGCGGGATGTCCCGCGCGTCGTGATTGCCCAGCTCCTCGGAGGGCTGGCCGGGCGCCTCGTCGCCCACCTGATGTGCGGGGAGCCGCTGCTCATCGCCGCGCAGGCGCCGTCGGCCAGCTCCGCCCGCTTCCTCACCGAGCTCGTCTCGACCTTCGGCCTGCTCGTCGTGGTGCGCGGGTGCGTGCGCAGCCGCCCCTCGGCCACGCCGCTCGTCCTGGCGGGCTATGTCGCGGCCACCGTGTGGTTCACCGACTCACGCTCGCTGGCCAACCCCGCCCTCATCCTCGCGCGCGCGGCGAGCACGCACGCCAGCGCGCTCCACCCGCTCGACGTCGAATCCATCATCGCCGCGCAGCTCCTCGGCGCCGCGCTCGCCGTGTGTCTCTTCCGCTGGCTGCTGCCCCCCGCGACGAAGCCCGCGCCTCGCGCCTGGACGGTCATCTTCCAGAGTCCGCGAGAGGCCGTCGCGCGGCTGGCCGTCTCCGTCTTCAACGGCCTCGCGTCACCAGAGCGGGCACGCGCCCGCGTGGACCTGCCCGGGACGCCCCCCACGGCGGACGTGCTGCCTCCCCTGGTCGTCCACCTGGTCCTGACGGGCGAGCCGCGACCCGATGCGCGCGCGGGCGGCGTGACGTGGGAGCTGGGGCTGTCGTCGCTCGATGCGCCCGACGCGGAGCACCGCCTCCGCGCGGCGCTGCGAGAGCCCATCCAGCGCCTGCTGCGCGAGCGAGGTTGGTCCCGGCTCTACGCGGTGGACGAGCCCGCTCACGACGCCCCGCGACACACCACCTGA
- a CDS encoding MgtC/SapB family protein: MRLTLALAVGLFVGLEREWRGKEAGLRTFGFASLLGAMGGLLGPPFAITAVALLGVLVGFLNWQSLRANQGAELTTSAALLVTGFTGVLCGLGHVVTPAAVAVTSAGLLTWKERLAGFSHSITAEELRSAILLAILAFAIYPVLPTDPVDPWGLIAPRAAWVTVILIAAMGFVNYLLLKLFGTRGVEVTGFLGGLVNSTVTVTELSNRVKETEGQLQEVAYRGVMLATAAMALRNAVLLGLLSYRALVNSAVPLALILLSSTGLALVRSRRPAPEAGDAPSLPLESPFSLTSALKFGAFLLLFQVVGTVGQSLLGHAGFYAVSALGGLVSSASAVASAASLSSHGLLSATTAGVGAIIASLASAGVNFVLVARISGQRPLTVRLGWALGAVFVLGLAGAFVQTRLEGLLVH; encoded by the coding sequence ATGCGCCTGACGCTCGCCCTGGCCGTGGGCCTGTTCGTGGGGCTGGAGCGCGAGTGGCGCGGCAAGGAGGCGGGCCTGAGGACCTTCGGGTTCGCGTCCCTGTTGGGAGCCATGGGTGGACTGCTGGGCCCGCCGTTCGCCATCACCGCGGTGGCGCTGCTCGGCGTGCTGGTGGGGTTCCTCAACTGGCAGTCGCTGCGCGCCAACCAGGGCGCGGAGCTCACGACGTCGGCCGCGCTGCTGGTGACGGGCTTCACCGGCGTGTTGTGTGGCCTGGGGCACGTGGTGACGCCCGCCGCCGTGGCCGTCACCAGCGCGGGGCTGCTCACGTGGAAGGAGCGGCTCGCGGGCTTCAGCCACTCCATCACCGCCGAGGAGCTGCGCTCGGCCATCCTGCTCGCCATCCTCGCCTTCGCCATCTACCCGGTGTTGCCGACCGACCCCGTGGACCCGTGGGGCCTCATCGCGCCGCGCGCGGCCTGGGTGACGGTCATCCTCATCGCGGCGATGGGGTTCGTGAACTACCTGCTGCTCAAGCTCTTCGGGACACGCGGCGTGGAGGTGACGGGGTTCCTGGGCGGGCTCGTCAACAGCACCGTCACCGTGACGGAGCTGTCCAACCGGGTGAAGGAGACGGAGGGGCAGCTCCAGGAGGTGGCCTATCGCGGGGTGATGCTGGCCACCGCGGCCATGGCGCTGCGCAACGCGGTGCTGCTGGGCCTGCTGTCCTACCGCGCGCTGGTGAACTCGGCGGTGCCCCTGGCGCTCATCCTGCTGTCGAGCACGGGGCTCGCCCTGGTGCGCTCACGGCGCCCCGCGCCGGAAGCGGGCGACGCGCCCTCACTGCCCCTGGAGAGCCCGTTCTCGCTCACGTCCGCGCTCAAGTTCGGCGCCTTCCTCCTGCTGTTCCAGGTGGTGGGCACCGTCGGCCAGAGCCTGCTGGGCCATGCGGGCTTCTATGCGGTGAGCGCGCTCGGAGGTCTCGTGTCGAGCGCGTCGGCGGTGGCCTCCGCGGCGTCGCTGAGCTCCCACGGCTTGCTGTCGGCCACGACCGCGGGCGTGGGCGCGATCATCGCGTCGCTCGCGAGCGCCGGCGTCAACTTCGTGCTGGTGGCGCGTATCTCGGGGCAGCGGCCACTGACGGTGAGGCTCGGCTGGGCGCTGGGCGCGGTGTTCGTGCTGGGGCTCGCGGGCGCGTTCGTCCAGACCCGGCTGGAAGGGCTCCTGGTCCACTGA
- a CDS encoding DUF3185 family protein: MGLIRLVGVMLAVAGGVVLWTGLNARDSLAEKATHALTGKYTERTTLYLAGGGAALAGGVLLVLVGGSSRKRR; this comes from the coding sequence GTGGGACTCATCCGGCTCGTGGGAGTGATGCTCGCCGTCGCGGGAGGCGTGGTGCTGTGGACCGGCCTGAACGCGCGGGATTCCCTCGCCGAGAAGGCCACGCATGCCCTCACCGGCAAGTACACCGAACGCACCACCCTGTACCTCGCGGGTGGGGGCGCCGCGCTCGCCGGTGGCGTGTTGCTCGTGCTCGTCGGCGGTTCTTCGCGCAAGCGCCGGTAG
- the rnr gene encoding ribonuclease R produces the protein MSISPDLLQQILVDADHPLGIKELLRLAGLHPGQQTDLKRTLRELVRQGSIIKEGKRFLRARPRREDVAGPRPGRPAHEGERLERPRQPGGGPRGGPAREHGFERGPARPERRGPRGGPAREHGFERGASRPERHGFRGQEARPTRDFRHDGRRHSGRNRFFDESSAETVEGILHVHRDGFGFVHPVSGEGENIFLPPGEAQRALDNDRVVVAVAGRPGRYEGRLLRVVDRRRELAVGVYAEQGRYALVVPTDTSLPGPIRVPFTQMAQDGDLVKVRLGVGSKLLDPGRDLYGEVAGSLGKPGTPSAEVLGIAFSQGFSDEFPPEVMDEADRYAVTVTEEEARGEERRDLRAMQLVTIDGEDARDFDDAVYVEDHADGWRLVVAIADVTHYVRERSALDAEALRRATSVYLPDRVLPMLPERLSNGICSLRPDEDRLCMVADMTFDRQGQRRSYTLYPAVMRSAARCTYNEVQDVLDGKDVPHRNAFKAHFERLMALARALMKMRKERGAIDFDLPEHKVVLGKDGLPQRMDKRERKDSHRLIEECMLAANEAVARFFQDEGLPTVYRFHGEPDPEKLATFAALAEAYGFKLRFEDGVSSKELDAFISQLSGHPEQRALNQLLLRSMMQAVYTSTQVGHYGLAAEYYLHFTSPIRRYPDLLVHRLLKAHWARKGRKPTQAMLEREEEALEDMAVQCSDRERAAMQVEREVVSFYAALMMKDRVGEEFAATVAAITDFGFFVELDVEHVEGLVKAETLGPGSKLDKQTHSLVYPNGRRVRVGQKLRVRLTSVNATARKIDFEALQFEGEAPLARAEGAQRGRRHEWREQAVPHGRQRAGRPGKWEREQRRAEQPEARRSPDAGAHGQPRGRFVRDGRREESAPTRVENASRRSWKEEASASREPQRSSSAQAHGSKPRKFFRPEPPRSEAVVGEVVPETPRPATTVGPRGGDEQAPWVAPTAHGVEEGASSPHPGFDRLRALAAQGKPHHGRKEGKGAQQRHGGKDARQTQRPAPPSARFVPPTPREDAPDFEGRVPWQPSIPSEPPRNAPAVEAPLLGSTSPRTSAPPSEAVPSTEKATVDVRPGGESPPERAVVQGGVASREEPSTGVLGGESASRATTRKKRGMKAAAPTKGAKASATGARSSTKKGAAKKAPARKASKPKAKPGKARAAPSKPAKVKAAAKVAKAKASTAVVSKPKSTKKVAGAPSKKGTKAGAKTRGKGAKR, from the coding sequence GTGAGCATCTCTCCCGACCTTCTTCAGCAGATTCTCGTCGACGCCGACCACCCGCTGGGCATCAAGGAGCTCCTGCGGCTGGCTGGCTTGCACCCCGGACAGCAGACCGACCTCAAGCGCACGCTGCGCGAGCTGGTGCGTCAGGGCTCCATCATCAAGGAAGGCAAGCGCTTCCTCCGCGCGCGTCCCCGCCGTGAGGACGTGGCCGGTCCCCGGCCCGGGCGCCCCGCGCACGAAGGCGAGCGCCTCGAGCGACCGCGTCAGCCGGGGGGCGGCCCGCGTGGTGGCCCGGCCCGGGAGCACGGCTTCGAGCGCGGCCCCGCCCGTCCGGAGCGGCGAGGCCCCCGGGGTGGCCCGGCCCGCGAGCATGGCTTCGAGCGCGGCGCCTCGCGTCCGGAGCGTCACGGCTTCCGGGGGCAGGAGGCCCGCCCGACGCGGGACTTCCGGCACGACGGGCGGCGGCACTCCGGCCGCAATCGCTTCTTCGACGAGTCCTCCGCCGAAACGGTGGAGGGCATCCTCCATGTCCACCGCGACGGGTTCGGCTTCGTCCACCCGGTGTCCGGGGAGGGGGAGAACATCTTCCTGCCTCCGGGCGAGGCCCAGCGCGCGCTCGACAACGACCGCGTGGTGGTGGCGGTGGCGGGCCGTCCCGGGCGGTACGAGGGGCGGTTGCTTCGCGTGGTGGATCGCCGCCGCGAGCTGGCCGTGGGCGTCTATGCCGAGCAGGGCCGGTACGCGCTGGTGGTGCCCACGGACACGAGCCTGCCGGGCCCCATCCGCGTCCCCTTCACGCAGATGGCGCAGGACGGCGACCTGGTGAAGGTGCGCCTGGGCGTGGGCTCGAAGCTGCTGGACCCGGGGCGCGACCTCTACGGCGAGGTGGCGGGGTCGCTCGGCAAGCCCGGGACGCCGAGCGCCGAGGTGCTCGGCATCGCCTTCTCCCAGGGCTTCTCCGACGAGTTCCCTCCCGAGGTGATGGACGAGGCGGACCGCTACGCCGTCACTGTCACGGAGGAAGAGGCCCGGGGCGAGGAGCGCCGCGACCTGCGCGCGATGCAGCTCGTCACCATCGACGGTGAGGATGCGCGCGACTTCGACGACGCGGTGTACGTCGAGGACCACGCGGACGGGTGGCGGCTGGTGGTGGCCATCGCGGACGTGACGCACTATGTGCGCGAGCGCAGCGCGCTGGACGCGGAGGCCCTGCGGCGCGCGACGTCCGTGTACCTGCCGGACCGCGTGCTGCCCATGCTCCCGGAGCGCCTGAGCAACGGCATCTGCTCGCTGCGACCGGACGAGGACCGGCTGTGCATGGTGGCGGACATGACGTTCGACCGCCAGGGCCAGCGCCGCTCGTACACGCTCTACCCGGCGGTGATGCGCAGCGCCGCGCGCTGCACGTACAACGAGGTCCAGGACGTCCTCGACGGCAAGGACGTCCCGCACCGCAACGCCTTCAAGGCGCACTTCGAGCGACTCATGGCGCTGGCTCGCGCGCTGATGAAGATGCGCAAGGAGCGGGGCGCCATCGACTTCGACCTCCCCGAGCACAAGGTGGTGCTGGGCAAGGACGGCCTGCCGCAGCGCATGGACAAGCGCGAGCGCAAGGACAGCCACCGGCTCATCGAGGAGTGCATGCTCGCCGCCAACGAGGCGGTGGCGCGCTTCTTCCAGGACGAGGGCCTGCCCACCGTGTACCGGTTCCACGGCGAGCCGGACCCGGAGAAGCTGGCGACGTTCGCCGCGCTGGCGGAGGCCTACGGGTTCAAGCTGCGCTTCGAGGACGGTGTGTCGTCGAAGGAGCTGGACGCCTTCATCAGCCAGCTCTCCGGGCACCCGGAGCAGCGGGCCCTGAACCAGCTCCTGCTGCGTTCGATGATGCAGGCCGTGTACACGTCGACGCAGGTGGGGCACTACGGGCTCGCGGCGGAGTACTACCTGCACTTCACCTCGCCCATCCGTCGCTATCCGGACCTGCTGGTGCACCGGCTGCTGAAGGCGCACTGGGCTCGCAAGGGGCGCAAGCCCACGCAGGCGATGCTGGAGCGCGAGGAGGAAGCGCTCGAGGACATGGCCGTGCAGTGCTCGGACCGCGAGCGCGCGGCGATGCAGGTCGAGCGCGAGGTGGTCTCGTTCTACGCGGCGCTGATGATGAAGGACCGCGTGGGCGAGGAGTTCGCGGCCACGGTGGCGGCCATCACCGACTTCGGCTTCTTCGTCGAGCTGGACGTGGAGCACGTCGAGGGGCTGGTGAAGGCGGAGACGCTGGGGCCCGGCTCGAAGCTGGACAAGCAGACGCACTCGCTCGTCTATCCGAATGGGCGCCGTGTGCGCGTGGGGCAGAAGCTGCGCGTGCGGCTGACGTCGGTGAACGCGACGGCGCGGAAGATCGACTTCGAGGCGCTCCAGTTCGAGGGCGAGGCGCCGCTGGCGCGGGCGGAGGGCGCGCAGCGGGGACGTCGCCACGAGTGGCGGGAGCAGGCCGTGCCGCACGGCCGTCAGCGCGCGGGCAGGCCCGGGAAGTGGGAGCGGGAGCAGCGCCGGGCGGAGCAGCCGGAGGCGCGGCGCTCGCCGGACGCCGGGGCGCATGGTCAGCCTCGAGGTCGCTTCGTGCGCGATGGGCGACGCGAGGAGTCCGCGCCCACGCGGGTGGAGAACGCGTCCCGGCGTTCCTGGAAGGAAGAGGCCTCTGCGTCGCGGGAGCCGCAACGCTCCTCGTCCGCGCAGGCGCATGGCTCGAAGCCACGGAAGTTCTTCCGCCCCGAGCCTCCGCGCTCCGAGGCGGTCGTGGGCGAGGTGGTGCCCGAGACGCCACGGCCCGCGACGACAGTCGGGCCGCGAGGGGGCGACGAGCAGGCTCCGTGGGTGGCTCCGACGGCTCACGGTGTCGAGGAGGGCGCGTCGTCGCCGCACCCTGGATTCGATCGGCTGCGCGCGCTGGCGGCGCAGGGCAAGCCGCATCATGGGCGCAAGGAAGGGAAGGGCGCGCAGCAGCGGCATGGGGGCAAGGACGCTCGACAGACTCAGCGTCCGGCGCCGCCCTCCGCCCGTTTCGTGCCCCCCACGCCGAGAGAGGACGCACCGGACTTCGAGGGGCGCGTGCCCTGGCAGCCGTCGATTCCGTCGGAGCCACCGCGGAATGCCCCGGCCGTCGAGGCGCCCCTGCTCGGTTCCACGTCTCCGCGGACCAGCGCCCCGCCTTCCGAAGCGGTGCCTTCGACCGAGAAGGCGACGGTCGACGTGAGGCCTGGCGGGGAGTCCCCGCCCGAGCGGGCCGTCGTACAGGGCGGAGTGGCGAGTCGCGAGGAGCCTTCGACCGGGGTTTTGGGTGGTGAGAGCGCGTCTCGAGCCACGACGCGGAAGAAGCGGGGCATGAAGGCGGCGGCTCCGACGAAGGGGGCCAAGGCGTCCGCGACCGGGGCGCGTTCCTCCACGAAGAAGGGGGCCGCGAAGAAGGCCCCCGCGCGCAAGGCGTCCAAGCCCAAGGCGAAGCCCGGGAAGGCGAGGGCCGCGCCGTCGAAGCCCGCGAAGGTGAAGGCCGCCGCAAAGGTAGCGAAGGCGAAGGCCAGCACCGCCGTGGTCTCGAAGCCGAAGTCCACCAAGAAGGTCGCTGGTGCCCCGTCGAAGAAGGGGACGAAGGCGGGGGCCAAGACCCGAGGCAAGGGCGCGAAGCGTTGA
- a CDS encoding protease inhibitor I42 family protein encodes MAKPKSGAKKATPAGKSGAKPAAKKDTTARLDLIKNASKRVATSATKVAKSAADTVKAAKAAVKKAVAEVAEKPAVKEAKEKVAATKKSAAKPAPAAKTAKAAPEKPATKAAATTGKAAGAKGASKAAAVVIPAVEKPRPRATKLPPPGEPLTKREMEQLLTAGEGRGVMGEGSLKGRLVVINEMPNLVVVGRDKRELTFLLQGPDQEVLPAYVNHKVSVSGMIRKTSNHGGVVDVRKYSAKKPEAEVVEAPPADTEPRLRYLSPGEVSMVTAAGMGAGIKGFAAVRGNLEMTGEEFVLVVSNGGTRQQVSFLIEGKAAAKGLRKHVGHTLQVMGVVDKTSGWGGRISAENVEPRPSETRAVSRDEMELVHIEGEVQTSVDVKLNHGLTVRLPEQPGFTWAIEPTVAKRVGLREANFEQGPNGGPATREFFFTPRNPGSFEVEFFLAKALAPGLVDRSFKINVTVKP; translated from the coding sequence ATGGCCAAGCCCAAGTCCGGGGCGAAGAAGGCGACTCCCGCTGGTAAGTCTGGCGCGAAGCCCGCCGCGAAGAAGGATACGACCGCCCGGCTGGATCTCATCAAGAACGCCTCCAAACGGGTAGCCACGTCGGCGACGAAGGTCGCGAAGAGCGCCGCTGACACCGTGAAGGCCGCCAAGGCCGCCGTGAAGAAGGCCGTGGCGGAGGTGGCGGAGAAGCCCGCCGTCAAGGAGGCCAAGGAGAAGGTCGCCGCGACGAAGAAGTCCGCCGCCAAGCCCGCTCCCGCGGCGAAGACGGCCAAGGCCGCTCCGGAGAAGCCCGCGACGAAGGCCGCGGCCACCACCGGGAAGGCCGCTGGCGCCAAGGGGGCCTCCAAGGCCGCCGCCGTCGTCATCCCCGCCGTCGAGAAGCCGCGTCCGCGCGCCACGAAGCTGCCGCCTCCGGGCGAGCCGCTCACCAAGCGCGAGATGGAGCAGCTGCTCACCGCCGGCGAGGGCCGTGGCGTGATGGGCGAGGGCAGCCTCAAGGGCCGGCTGGTGGTCATCAACGAGATGCCCAACCTGGTGGTGGTCGGGCGCGACAAGCGCGAGCTGACCTTCCTCCTCCAGGGGCCGGATCAGGAAGTGCTGCCGGCCTACGTGAACCACAAGGTCTCCGTCAGCGGGATGATCCGCAAGACGTCCAACCACGGTGGCGTGGTGGACGTGCGCAAATATTCGGCGAAGAAGCCGGAGGCGGAGGTCGTCGAGGCGCCCCCGGCGGATACGGAGCCCCGGCTGCGCTACCTGTCTCCCGGCGAGGTCTCCATGGTGACGGCGGCTGGCATGGGCGCGGGCATCAAGGGCTTCGCGGCGGTGCGCGGCAACCTGGAGATGACGGGCGAGGAGTTCGTGCTCGTGGTCTCCAACGGCGGCACGCGCCAGCAGGTGTCGTTCCTCATCGAGGGCAAGGCGGCGGCCAAGGGCCTGCGCAAGCACGTGGGGCACACGCTCCAGGTCATGGGCGTGGTGGACAAGACGTCCGGCTGGGGCGGTCGCATCAGCGCGGAGAACGTCGAGCCGCGTCCGTCCGAGACCCGGGCGGTGTCGCGCGACGAGATGGAGCTGGTCCATATCGAGGGCGAGGTCCAGACCTCGGTGGACGTGAAGCTCAACCATGGCCTCACGGTGCGTCTGCCGGAGCAGCCTGGCTTCACGTGGGCCATCGAGCCCACGGTGGCCAAGCGCGTGGGGCTGCGCGAGGCCAACTTCGAGCAGGGTCCCAATGGGGGGCCCGCGACCCGCGAGTTCTTCTTCACGCCCCGTAACCCGGGGTCCTTCGAGGTGGAGTTCTTCCTGGCCAAGGCGCTCGCGCCGGGCCTGGTGGACCGCTCCTTCAAGATCAACGTCACGGTCAAGCCCTGA